The Kiloniellales bacterium nucleotide sequence GCGCCGGGCCTGGCGCTGGCCCGTCGGGCGCGCGAGGGCGGTGCCGCAGTGAGCGAATCCCACCACGCGGTGGTCGGCGGCGAACGCCGGCTCATGGCGGTCGAAGAGCGGCCCTTCGGCGACCAGGGCCTGGTCGGCCTGGCCATCGACCGGACCGATGTCGAAGAGCTGCAGTCCGAGCTCAGCCGGCACATCGATGCACATTCCGAGGTCCTCGACAATCTGGCAAGCGGCATCGCGATCTTCGGCCAGGACATGCGGCTCAAGTTCTACAACGGCGCCTACGCGCGCATGTTCCACCTGGACGAAGACTTCCTGGCGAGCGAACCTCATCTCAACGACGTTCACGAGGCGCTGCGGGAGCGTCGGCAGATTCCCGAGTCCGCCGACTTTCCCAAGTTCAAGAAGGAACGGCTGCGCGCCTTCCAGACCTTGATCGAGCCCCTGGAGGAACTGCAGCACCTGCCCGACGGCAGTACCATCCGCACGGTGGTCGCGCCGCATCCCTTCGGCGGCGTGCTCTCGATCTGCGAGGACGTGACCGATCGCCTGGCACTCGAGCGCTCCTACAACACCCTGATCGCGGTCCGCCAGGAGACCCTGGACAACCTCTTCGAGGGGGTTGCGGTCTTCGGCAGCGACGGGCGCCTCAAGCTCCACAACCCGGCTTTCGCGCGGATCTGGGAGCTTTCGGCCGAGAGCCTGCAGAACGAGCCCCACGTCCGCGACCTGCTGCCGCAGCTCCGCCGCTTCTATCCGATCAGGGACGACTCCTGGCCGGAGGCCGAGGAGCGCATGGCCGTCCAGGTCACCGAGGCGGAGCCGCGCAGCGGCCGCCTCGAACGTAGCGACGGCATGGTCCTCGACTGGTCCCAGGTGCCGCTGCCCGACGGGGCCAGCCTCTTCACCTATTTCGACGTCACCGATTCGACCCGGGTCGAACGTGCGCTGCGCGAGCGGGCCGAGGCGCTGGAGACCACCGACCGCCTGAAGTCCGAGTTCATCGCCAACGTCTCCTACGAGCTGCGCACGCCGCTCAACGCGATCATCGGCTTCGCGGAGATCCTCGAGAAGCAGCTCTTCGGCGAGCTCAACGACCGCCAGCTGGACTATGCCCGGGCGATCGTCGAATCCTCGGAGCGCCTGATCAGTCTGATCAACGACATCCTCGACCTGGCCACGATCGAGGCCGGCTACCTGCAGCTGGAGCTGGAGTCGATCGACATACGCGAGCTGCTGAACAGCATCTTCACCCTGGGCCACGAGCGCGCCCGCAGCCGCGGTCTCGAGCTGGCCCTCGACTGCGAGGAGGATGTCGGCGCGGTGGTCGCCGATCCGCGGCGGCTCAAGCAGGCGCTCTTCAACCTGCTGTCGAACGCCTTCAAGTTCACCCCGGAAGGCGGCAGCGTCACCGTGTCCGCGGTCCGCGACAACGGCGAGCTGCTGCTTTCGGTCGCCGACACCGGGGTCGGGATCCCGGTGGAGGAGCACGGCCGGGTCTTCGACAAGTTCATCCGCGGGCCCGGCAACCCGCGCCAGGCCGGTGCCGGCCTGGGGCTGTCGCTGGTGCGCAGCCTGATCGAGCTTCACGGCGGCCGGATCGAGCTCGCCTCGGAGCTGGATCGCGGCACCAAGGTGACCTGCCGGATCCCGGTCGAGCCGCCGCTGTTGGCCGTCGAGGCGCCGGCCGACGTCCGTCAGGCCTGACCGGGGACGCCCTTGGTGGTCGAGTATTCCCAGTGCAGGGTCTCATCCGGACGGACCCGGGCGTGGATCGCGTGCGCCGCCATGGCCGCCTCCGAGAAGCCGCAGAGGATCAGCTTCAGCTTGCCCGGATAGCTGTTGATGTCGCCGATGGCATAGATGCCCTCGGCACTGGTCATGCAGGTCTCCGGGTCGACTGCGATCTGACCGCGATCCAGGTCCAGGCCCCAGGACGCGATCGGGCCGAGGTTCATCGACAGCCCGAAGAAGGGCAGCAGGATGTCGGCCTCCAGGCGCCGCTCCTCGCCCGAGATCTTGCGCACGATGACGGCTTCCAGCTGGCCGTCTCGGCCTTCCAGGCCGTGCAGCTGATAGGGCACGACCAGGCGGACGACGTCGCCGGCGCTGGCCAGCTCCTGCAGGCGAGCCACGTTCTCCGGTGCGCCGCGGAACTTGGCGCGCCGGTGCACGACGTGGATCTGCGCGGCCAGCTCGGCCAGGGACAGGGTCCAATCGAGGGCCGAGTCGCCGCCGCCGGCGATGACGATGCGCTTGCCGCGAAGGTCTTCGCGCCGGCGGACCATGTAGAAGACGCTCTTGCCCTCGTAGTCGCGGATGCCCTCCAGCGGCGGGCGGTTCGGACCGAAGGCGCCGCCGCCGGCCGCGATCACCACCGCCTTGGCGTCGAGGCGCAGGCCGCCGTCGGTCTCGAGCGACCAACGTCCCCCGGTGGTGGCTTCGATGCGCTCGACCCTCTGGCCTAGGTGATAGACAGGCTCGAAGGGTGCGGCCTGCTCGCCCAGCCGCTCGACCAGCTCCGAGGCCTGGATCCGCAGGTAGCCGGGGATGTCGTAGATCGGCTTCTCGGGGTAGAGCGCGGCGCATTGGCCGCCCAGGGAGTCCAACGCGTCGATGACATGGCAGCGGATTTTCAGCATGCCCAGCTCGAAGACCGCGAAGAGGCCGACAGGGCCGGCGCCGATGATCGCGACATCGGTGGTCGCTGTGGTCTTCGTCTCTGTCGTCTGGGACTTGGACTCGCCGGAGGATTCTAGCATCGGGACTGTG carries:
- a CDS encoding PAS-domain containing protein, producing MLPTALIALLVAAGACLYLGRRLASLQEESGAIRRQAAIAEARLAAATLGSFDLSDKAAGASPGLIAGLGLEGAPADGHGPDSLEAVLAILADSERQSLTAAIEALERAGDGFRLVLKPERGPAAVSVSGVRFDGPDGDAERSAFLWFQDVGEDVTRLERAEAERSLREALLDSLPVPVWLRDDSLELSYCNAAYAGAVDRERESAVADSVELLDQAQGAPGLALARRAREGGAAVSESHHAVVGGERRLMAVEERPFGDQGLVGLAIDRTDVEELQSELSRHIDAHSEVLDNLASGIAIFGQDMRLKFYNGAYARMFHLDEDFLASEPHLNDVHEALRERRQIPESADFPKFKKERLRAFQTLIEPLEELQHLPDGSTIRTVVAPHPFGGVLSICEDVTDRLALERSYNTLIAVRQETLDNLFEGVAVFGSDGRLKLHNPAFARIWELSAESLQNEPHVRDLLPQLRRFYPIRDDSWPEAEERMAVQVTEAEPRSGRLERSDGMVLDWSQVPLPDGASLFTYFDVTDSTRVERALRERAEALETTDRLKSEFIANVSYELRTPLNAIIGFAEILEKQLFGELNDRQLDYARAIVESSERLISLINDILDLATIEAGYLQLELESIDIRELLNSIFTLGHERARSRGLELALDCEEDVGAVVADPRRLKQALFNLLSNAFKFTPEGGSVTVSAVRDNGELLLSVADTGVGIPVEEHGRVFDKFIRGPGNPRQAGAGLGLSLVRSLIELHGGRIELASELDRGTKVTCRIPVEPPLLAVEAPADVRQA
- a CDS encoding NAD(P)/FAD-dependent oxidoreductase, whose amino-acid sequence is MLESSGESKSQTTETKTTATTDVAIIGAGPVGLFAVFELGMLKIRCHVIDALDSLGGQCAALYPEKPIYDIPGYLRIQASELVERLGEQAAPFEPVYHLGQRVERIEATTGGRWSLETDGGLRLDAKAVVIAAGGGAFGPNRPPLEGIRDYEGKSVFYMVRRREDLRGKRIVIAGGGDSALDWTLSLAELAAQIHVVHRRAKFRGAPENVARLQELASAGDVVRLVVPYQLHGLEGRDGQLEAVIVRKISGEERRLEADILLPFFGLSMNLGPIASWGLDLDRGQIAVDPETCMTSAEGIYAIGDINSYPGKLKLILCGFSEAAMAAHAIHARVRPDETLHWEYSTTKGVPGQA